Proteins co-encoded in one Pogona vitticeps strain Pit_001003342236 chromosome 9, PviZW2.1, whole genome shotgun sequence genomic window:
- the LOC110089619 gene encoding uncharacterized protein LOC110089619 has translation MDLLAFSLFSALFAVAGTAGPTVCSCSGRGCGGSGTVDCTAEEDSCIGVKDVNELTADQSTLIGFYKSCAVAADHVNSSFIFDFGDEGSLSIASRLCNDTDCQPSFDYGYMEAFLNGKTCPKCYKPGYTSCKDNGTVSCRGNFVTCAVISGEMSEGPTKIPFAAKGCARTDYDGDISEKAPVTIASEVYTYKFVKVTFRPANSALAAMRRIAFTLDYKDLGPQLAFFFPCFLGVFVVKIFS, from the exons ATGGATCTCCttgccttctccctcttctctgctCTCTTCGCTGTAGCGGGAACGGCAGGACCAACAG TATGTTCTTGCAGTGGTCGAGGCTGTGGAGGCAGTGGAACAGTTGATTGTACCGCAGAGGAGGACAGTTGCATCGGTGTGAAAGATGTAAATGAGCTGACAGCAG ATCAGAGTACATTAATAGGCTTTTACAAGTCCTGCGCAGTGGCGGCAGACCACGTGAACAGCAGCTTCATATTTGACTTTGGAGATGAAGGAAGCCTGTCTATTGCTTCTCGGCTTTGCAACGATACAGACTGCCAGCCTTCATTTGACT ATGGATACATGGAAGCTTTCCTGAATGGAAAAACATGCCCCAAATGCTACAAGCCAGGCTATACCAGCTGCAAAGACAATGGGACCGTATCCTGCCGAGGAAATTTCGTAACATGTGCTGTAATTAGCGGGGAAATGTCTGAAG GTCCCACTAAAATACCATTCGCTGCAAAAGGATGCGCTCGTACTGACTATGATGGTGACATCTCTGAGAAAGCACCAGTGACAATTGCATCGGAAGTATACACCTACAAATTTGTCAAAGTCACCTTTCGACCCGCCAACAGCGCTTTGGCAGCCATGCGACGCATCGCGTTTACTCTGGACTACAAAGACCTTGGTCCTcaacttgcttttttctttccatgctTCTTGGGCGTCTTTGTGGTGAAAATATTTTCCTGA